One Heptranchias perlo isolate sHepPer1 chromosome 39, sHepPer1.hap1, whole genome shotgun sequence DNA segment encodes these proteins:
- the LOC137305016 gene encoding cephalotocin receptor 2-like produces the protein MAAMVVADLMICMFNIILQNIFRYHFLDSWLSYTYVCRFTAFIQVFCIQLSVWFTVSFTFDRFISICCQKLKLKYCTERTATVVLTIVCALSFLMNIPVYFRYEPYSNIDDIPWGCRTATGYYSSSAWVAYKWISTLSFPILPFPLLLLLNSLTARHILVASRSRRALKSRNNGENSIDPEMKNRRTSIILLFAISGSFIVLWTPITVIHICVGVTETITFKGSNSLYLAIRITLLLMYLSSCTNTCIYALTQRRFREEMKNMLKYPVTLIIKLFK, from the coding sequence ATGGCGGCCATGGTAGTAGCAGATCTAATGATTTGCATGTTTAATATAATTTTGCAAAACATCTTTAGGTATCATTTTCTAGATTCATGGTTGAGCTACACTTATGTGTGCCGTTTCACTGCTTTTATACAAGTATTTTGTATTCAactctctgtctggttcacagtatcATTCACGTTTGACCGCTTCAtatccatttgttgtcagaaactaaaattaaaatattgcaccgaAAGAACTGCCACTGTAGTTTTAACGATCGTGTGTGCGCTCAGCTTTTTGATGAATATTCCTGTTTATTTCCGTTATGAACCCTACTCTAATATTGATGATATACCGTGGGGCTGCCGTACAGCAACAGGATATTATTCTTCATCCGCATGGGTAGCTTACAAATGGATCAGCACTCTCTCATTCCCGATTCTCCCATTCCCTTTGTTATTGCTGTTAAATTCTCTCACGGCCAGGCACATCTTAGTGGCCAGTAGATCTCGCAGAGCCCTGAAGAGCCGCAACAACGGGGAGAACAGCATTGATCCCGAGATGAAGAACCGAAGAACATCCATCATTCTGCTCTTCGCTATCTCGGGGAGTTTTATTGTGTTGTGGACTCCGATTACTGTAATACACATCTGTGTCGGTGTGACGGAGACAATTACTTTCAAAGGTTCAAACTCACTTTATTTGGCAATTAGAATCACACTTCTGCTGATGTATTTGAGCTCCTGCACGAACACGTGCATTTATGCATTGACCCAGAGGAGATTCCGTGAGGAGATGAAGAATATGCTGAAATATCCGGTTACTCTCATTATCAAgttatttaaataa
- the LOC137305278 gene encoding probable G-protein coupled receptor 139, which translates to MGQPVIIQIENIYYPILATVGIPANLVTIVILSRGSCGLSNCITRYLVAMASGDLLILIFAIILYEIQDAYFPHSSLSYTPICRINIVFLLASYDFSIWLTVAFTFDRFIAICCQKLRTKYCTEKTAAVVVAVVCFFSALENIPFYFAVEPREIIDNEPWSCHMKSSFYTLPIWVAFLWLENILTPFLPFLLILTLNALTIRHIVLANRVRRGLRGNKDGENHNDPEMENRRRSMILLLAISGSFILLWMVSFIFYIYVQFADTQLLDANYNDPFTIMEQSGYMLRSLSSCTNTFIYAASQSKFRDELKNMIIRLLAPITCLFK; encoded by the exons ATGGGACAGCCGGTAATCATACAGATAGAAAACATATACTACCCTATTCTTGCAACAGTCGGTATTCCGG CCAATTtggtgacaattgtgattctctcccgcGGAAGCTGCGGCCTCTCCAATTGCATCACCcgttacctggtggccatggcgtcGGGGGATCTACTGATCCTGATATTTGCTATAATCCTGTATGAGATTCAAGATGCTTATTTCCCACATTCATCCCTGAGCTACACTCCTATTTGTCGAATCAATATTGTCTTTCTTCTTGCTTCCTATGATTTTTCTATCTGGTTAaccgtcgctttcacctttgatagaTTCATCGCCATTTGTTGTCAAAAGTTgagaacaaaatattgcaccgaaaaAACTGCGGCTGTGGTTGTTGCAGTGGTGTGTTTCTTCAGCGCtttagaaaatattccattcTACTTTGCAGTTGAACCTCGGGAAATAATTGACAATGAGCCATGGTCTTGCCATATGAAATCCAGCTTCTATACATTACCCATATGGGTAGCATTTTTGTGGTTGGAAAATATTTTAACCCCATTTCTTCCATTTTTGTTGATTCTAACGCTCAATGCTCTGACCATCAGGCACATTGTACTGGCCAATAGAGTGAGGAGGGGACTCCGAGGAAACAAGGATGGTGAAAATCAcaatgatccagagatggagaaccgaagaagATCGATGATTTTACTGCTCGCCATAtctggcagttttatactgttatggatgGTATCattcatattttatatttatgtacaATTTGCAGACACCCAACTTTTAGATGCAAATTACAACGACCCTTTCACCATTATGGAACAATCCGGATACATGCTTCGGTCtttgagttcctgcacaaacacgtttatttatgcagcgtcccagagtaaattcagagatGAGCTGAAAAATATGATTATCCGTCTCCTGGCTCCAATAACCTGTTTATTTAAGTAA